AAGCCTTCAGAGACACCAAAACCAGAAGTAAAACCGGAAACTAAACCATCAGATACACCGAAACCGGCAGTAAAACCGGTACCTAAGCCTTCTGACACACCAAAACCAGTTACACCAGTTGTTCCAACAGTCCCAACAACTCCTGTAACTCCTACAAATCCAGCTACTCCAAGCACAAGCCGAGTTCTTTCAAACGAAGCTGGAAGCGTTCAAGTTCGTGGCTCAGAGGCAACGCTCAAAAATGTTAGCTACATCAAGGTAGAAGAAACCAAAGCTAAATCACTTGAGACGAAAAGCTATAAGGCTTATGACATTCATTTATATGACGCAAACGGCAAGGCTATCCAGCCAAATGGCATGGTTTTAGTGACCCTTTCTGCCGACAAGCCAGTTGAAAATGTCTACTATGTTGCCCCAGATGGCGCTTTGCAAGCACTTGATTTCAAGCAAGATGCAGATAAGGTGACTTTTGAAACCAACCACTTTAGTATCTATGCAATGACATTCAAAAATGTTGCTGCAAATCGCAATGACAGTAGCATACAAATGCCTATTGCTGTTGTAGGTGGTGAAAATACAACAACCACAGCTCAAAATAGCAATGGAGCAGATACCACAAAAGCGCAAGCTACACCGCTGAATACCAAGACTGAAGGTGGGTCGAAAGCCCTACCAAACACTGGCGAACAAAATTCAATTCTTGGATTTGCAGGTTTCCTCCTTGCAAGTCTTGGTCTAGCAGGCTTGACTTACAAAGGACGTCACTAAAAAATAATACAAGACAAACAAAGGACTTGAACGATTGTTCAGGTTCTTTTTGGAATGAAAAAAACTGAATCGTTTAAAATTTAAAAGCTACTATTTTTAGTCTTATTTAAGTTATCTGCTTTAAAATATGGTATAATGATTGAGTTGGTCTAGAGAAATTTTCGACCGTTTTTAGAAAAAGGAGTAAACATGAAGAAAAAACTTATGGCAGGAGCCATCACACTTTTATCAGTAGCAACACTTGCAGCTTGTTCAAACAGTTCTGAAGGAAAAGATTTGATCAGCATGAAGGGCGATGTGATTACAGAACATCAATTCTTTGAAGAAGTAAAGAACAATCCAACTGCACAACAAGTCTTGCTCAATATGACTATCCAAAAAGTATTTGAACAACAATATGGGTCAGAGGTAACGGATAAAGATGTGGATGACGCCGTTGCTGAAGAACAAAAGAAATACGGCGATAGCTACAACAGCGTGCTTCAACGTGCAGGTATGACACCTGAGACTCGTAAAGCTCAAATCCGTACCAGCAAATTGGTTGAATTGGCAGTTAAGAAGGCTGCTGAGAGTGAGTTGACAGACGAAGCTTACCAAAAAGCTTTTGAGTCTTACACACCAGATATAACAGCTCAAATCATTCGTTTGGATAATGAAGACAAGGCAAAAGAAGTACTTGAGAAAGCTAAAGCAGAAGGTGCGGATTTTGCTCAGTTGGCAAAAGACAACTCTAACGATGATAAGACAAAAGAAAATGGTGGAGAAATCACTTTTGACTCTGCTTCAACAGAACTTCCAGAACAAGTCAAGAAAGCAGCCTTTGCCTTGGATGTGAACGGGGTTTCTGATGTGATTACAGCTACTGGAACACAAGCCTACAGCAGTCAGTTCTACATCATCAAAGTAACGAAGAAAACAGAAAAATCTTCTAATATAGAGGATTACAAAGAAAAATTGAAGACCATCATCTTGACTCAAAAACAAAATGATTCAGCCTTTGTTCAAGGAGTAATTGGTAAAGAATTGCAAGCAGCAAACATCAAGGTTAAAGACCAAGCCTTCCAAAACATCTTCACCCAATACATCGGTGGTGGTGACTCAAGCTCAAGCAGCAGCTCTTCATCTAACTAAGAAAGCAAAAAACAAATCTCTTTTGAGATTTGTTTTTTTATACCTGATACTAGAAAATGAGTAAAATTCGAAGGATTAAAGGATAAGAGTTTTTTTCTTTCTGAAAAAGTGGTATAATAGCAATCAAAACTAGAAAATAAAACGGAATTGGGAACAGAAGCGTCTGTTCCTATTAGAGTGGTGAAATATGAAAATTAGTAAAAGGCACCTACTAAACTATTCCATTTTGATTCCTTACTTCCTTTTATCGATTTTGGGGCTGATTGTGGTGTACTCGACAACGAGTGCAACCTTGATCGAAGAAGGGAAAAGTGCCTTTCAATTGGTGCGTAACCAGGGGATCTTCTGGATAGCTAGTTTGATTCTGATTGCCTTAATCTATAAATTAAAATTAGGTTTCCTAAGAAATGGGCGTCTCATTTTTACCGTGATGATTGTGGAGATGGTTCTTTTAGCTCTGGCGCGACTGGTCGGAACACCTGTCAATGGAGCATACGGATGGATTTCTGTAGGACCTGTAACGATTCAGCCTGCTGAGTACCTTAAGATTATCATCATCTGGTACCTGGCACATCGATTTTCAAAACAACAAGATGAGATTGCGGTTTATGACTTCCAGGTTTTGACACAGAATCAGTGGCTTCCTCGAGCTTTTAACGACTGGCGTTTTGTTCTGCTGGTTCTGATTGGTAGTTTGGGAATTTTCCCAGACTTGGGTAATGCGACCATCTTGGTCTTGGTGGCGCTCATCATGTATACGGTTAGTGGAATCGCCTATCGTTGGTTCTCGACCATTCTAGCTCTCTTGGCAGGGAGCTCAATGTTAGTCTTGTCTGTCATTCGCTTTGTTGGGGTTGAAAAGTTCTCTCAAATTCCTGTATTTGGTTACGTTGCTAAACGTTTTAGTGCCTTCTTTAATCCCTTTAATGACTTGGCGGGTGCAGGGCACCAGCTCGCAAATTCTTACTATGCAATGGTAAATGGAGGCTGGTTCGGACTGGGACTAGGGAATTCTATTGAGAAGCGTGGTTATCTGCCAGAAGCCCATACGGATTTCGTCTTTTCGATTGTTATCGAGGAGTTTGGATTTGTTGGAGCCAGTATGATTTTGGCTTTACTCTTCTTCTTGATTTTGCGAATCATCTTAGTTGGTATTCGAGCAAAGGATCCTTTTAACTCCATGGTTGCTATTGGTGTCGGAGGAATGATCCTTGTTCAGGTCTTTGTCAATATCGGTGGGATTTCAGGATTGATTCCTTCTACAGGGGTAACCTTCCCCTTCCTTTCACAAGGTGGGAACAGTCTATTGGTATTATCCGTGGCCATCGCGCTTGTACTAAACATTGATGCCAGTGAAAAACGTGCCAAACTTATCAGAGAATACGAAAATCAAACCGATGAAAGTCTGTAAGGATTGAATGGAAAGGAAAGTATATGTCTCTTCAAAAATTAGAAAACTATAGTAATAAAGCAGTCGTCCAAGAAGAAGTCTTGATTCTGACTGAGCTATTAGAAGATATCACAAAAAATATGCTGGCGCCAGAAACCTTTGAAAAGATTATCCAGTTGAAGGAATTATCAACTAGCGAGAATTATCAAGGGCTCAATGACCTAGTGACCAGTCTTTCGAACGAAGAAATGATTTACATTTCACGCTATTTCTCTATCCTTCCACTTTTGATTAATATCTCTGAGGATGTGGATTTGGCCTATGAAATCAATCACCAAAACAATGTGGACCAAGACTATTTAGGAAAACTATCTACAACGATTAAGATGGTAGCTGAAAAAGAAAATGCAGCCGAAATTTTAGAAAAGTTAAATGTCGTTCCTGTCTTGACCGCCCATCCAACACAAGTACAACGCAAGAGTATGCTGGATTTGACCAACCACATCCATACGCTCTTGCGC
This genomic stretch from Streptococcus sp. 1643 harbors:
- the prsA gene encoding peptidylprolyl isomerase PrsA, whose amino-acid sequence is MKKKLMAGAITLLSVATLAACSNSSEGKDLISMKGDVITEHQFFEEVKNNPTAQQVLLNMTIQKVFEQQYGSEVTDKDVDDAVAEEQKKYGDSYNSVLQRAGMTPETRKAQIRTSKLVELAVKKAAESELTDEAYQKAFESYTPDITAQIIRLDNEDKAKEVLEKAKAEGADFAQLAKDNSNDDKTKENGGEITFDSASTELPEQVKKAAFALDVNGVSDVITATGTQAYSSQFYIIKVTKKTEKSSNIEDYKEKLKTIILTQKQNDSAFVQGVIGKELQAANIKVKDQAFQNIFTQYIGGGDSSSSSSSSSN
- a CDS encoding cell division peptidoglycan polymerase FtsW — translated: MKISKRHLLNYSILIPYFLLSILGLIVVYSTTSATLIEEGKSAFQLVRNQGIFWIASLILIALIYKLKLGFLRNGRLIFTVMIVEMVLLALARLVGTPVNGAYGWISVGPVTIQPAEYLKIIIIWYLAHRFSKQQDEIAVYDFQVLTQNQWLPRAFNDWRFVLLVLIGSLGIFPDLGNATILVLVALIMYTVSGIAYRWFSTILALLAGSSMLVLSVIRFVGVEKFSQIPVFGYVAKRFSAFFNPFNDLAGAGHQLANSYYAMVNGGWFGLGLGNSIEKRGYLPEAHTDFVFSIVIEEFGFVGASMILALLFFLILRIILVGIRAKDPFNSMVAIGVGGMILVQVFVNIGGISGLIPSTGVTFPFLSQGGNSLLVLSVAIALVLNIDASEKRAKLIREYENQTDESL